Proteins from one Arsenophonus apicola genomic window:
- a CDS encoding DUF2496 domain-containing protein: MNLENAPLEIQVAIDLIYILEINQIEPATALKALDIVKKDYENKNAISLLANATKKR, translated from the coding sequence ATGAATTTAGAGAATGCGCCATTAGAAATCCAAGTTGCCATTGATTTAATTTATATTCTAGAAATTAATCAAATAGAACCAGCTACAGCACTCAAAGCGCTTGATATTGTGAAAAAAGATTATGAGAATAAAAACGCTATCTCATTACTTGCCAATGCAACTAAAAAGCGTTGA
- the acrR gene encoding multidrug efflux transporter transcriptional repressor AcrR translates to MARKTKQQAKITRQEIIDAAIRTFSKYGVSSTSLSNIAEVAGVTRGAIYWHFKNKVDLFSEACKFTDKQIAETQEKYQLKYPNDPLFVLRKLLHYILFTFFDDTKNKALTEIFFHKCELIGEMAQFAELRREIYMINYQRLVTLLSACVEKQQLPVNINVECAAIMIRAEITGLFENWLCVPDSFNIKENAVRYVDTMIDMMKYSPSLRNS, encoded by the coding sequence ATGGCACGAAAAACTAAGCAACAAGCGAAAATAACTCGCCAAGAAATAATTGATGCAGCAATTAGAACATTTTCTAAGTATGGTGTTTCATCTACCTCTTTGTCTAATATAGCAGAGGTTGCAGGTGTAACTCGTGGTGCTATTTATTGGCATTTTAAAAATAAAGTCGATCTTTTCTCTGAAGCTTGTAAATTTACGGATAAACAAATAGCTGAAACTCAGGAAAAGTATCAGTTAAAATACCCTAATGATCCACTTTTTGTATTGAGAAAATTATTACATTATATTTTATTTACCTTTTTTGACGATACTAAAAACAAGGCGCTAACTGAGATTTTTTTTCATAAATGTGAATTGATAGGTGAAATGGCACAGTTTGCTGAATTACGGCGTGAAATTTATATGATTAACTATCAGAGATTAGTCACTCTGTTAAGCGCCTGTGTGGAAAAACAACAGTTACCGGTCAATATCAATGTTGAGTGCGCAGCAATTATGATACGAGCAGAAATTACCGGCCTGTTTGAAAATTGGTTATGTGTACCAGATAGTTTTAATATCAAAGAAAATGCGGTTCGTTACGTGGATACGATGATTGATATGATGAAATATAGTCCATCATTAAGAAACAGTTGA
- a CDS encoding efflux RND transporter periplasmic adaptor subunit has translation MQKNRGVLPLVILLLSSCLILTACGDNSQQGNIAPPTPEVGVVTLQVKPLTVTTELPGRTTAFRIAEVRPQVGGIILKRNYKEGSDVEAGTSLYQIDPATYKANYDSAKANLAKAKANAEITRLTVSRYKPLLGTNYISKQEYDTANANYAQALASLKAAEAAVETARINLEYTKVKAPISGRSGKSNVTEGALVSTGQTSALTTIQQLDPIYVDVTQSSDDYLRLKNEIASGNLFKESQQAPVSLKMNNGDVYPQKGVLQFSDVTVDESTGSITMRAIFPNPEKKLLPGMFVRAVLEEGVQKNAILVPQQGVSRTPRGEAQVMVVNTNNEVEVRTVITAQAIGNQWLITKGLEAGERVIVIGLQKIKPGMKVTAKETSPNPNTTEK, from the coding sequence ATGCAAAAAAACAGAGGGGTTTTACCTCTGGTAATATTACTACTCTCAAGCTGTTTGATCTTGACAGCATGTGGCGATAATTCCCAGCAAGGTAATATTGCACCTCCAACACCGGAAGTTGGTGTCGTAACTTTACAAGTTAAGCCATTGACAGTAACAACTGAACTGCCTGGCCGTACTACTGCTTTTCGTATTGCCGAGGTAAGACCTCAAGTAGGAGGTATTATATTAAAAAGAAATTATAAAGAAGGGAGTGATGTTGAAGCCGGAACTTCTTTATATCAAATAGATCCTGCTACCTATAAAGCAAATTATGACAGCGCAAAAGCCAATTTAGCAAAAGCCAAAGCCAATGCCGAAATTACTCGTTTAACGGTAAGTCGTTATAAACCTCTATTAGGAACAAATTATATCAGTAAACAAGAGTATGATACCGCAAACGCTAACTATGCTCAGGCGTTAGCTTCCCTTAAAGCCGCTGAAGCGGCAGTTGAAACTGCGCGTATCAATCTTGAATATACTAAAGTAAAAGCGCCTATTTCCGGCCGCTCCGGTAAATCCAACGTCACAGAAGGCGCGCTGGTTTCGACTGGACAAACTAGTGCGCTAACAACCATTCAACAATTAGATCCTATTTATGTTGATGTTACCCAATCCAGCGACGATTATCTGCGTTTAAAAAATGAAATCGCTAGCGGCAATTTATTTAAAGAATCGCAGCAAGCACCTGTTAGCTTAAAAATGAATAATGGTGACGTTTACCCACAAAAAGGTGTTCTTCAATTTTCCGATGTAACCGTTGATGAAAGTACTGGGTCTATCACGATGCGGGCTATTTTCCCCAATCCAGAAAAAAAACTACTGCCTGGTATGTTTGTTCGTGCCGTTTTAGAAGAAGGCGTGCAAAAAAATGCCATCCTCGTGCCACAACAAGGTGTAAGTCGGACCCCTCGTGGTGAGGCTCAAGTGATGGTTGTTAATACCAACAATGAAGTTGAAGTCCGTACGGTAATTACTGCGCAAGCAATTGGTAATCAATGGTTAATAACTAAAGGACTTGAAGCCGGAGAGCGTGTCATTGTTATTGGGTTACAGAAAATCAAGCCAGGCATGAAAGTGACAGCTAAAGAAACATCGCCCAATCCAAATACAACAGAAAAATAG
- the mscK gene encoding mechanosensitive channel MscK: MFSFSRRLQNRAYYQRLVSLLSLSCGLFFLFTATLVESATLTNITSRQTIQNELNALSHRSNLTAAETLALADYKKAIQFYDELTELEKQAALMQKRVIQAPKEARNALEKLAKIKQEQQQSEQTKTEYQHLTLSQLESQLKNKLEILQNQQENLANINSNLVALQTQPERAMNIMLENARRLQDIRYRLNNDFSSNEDIRPSLQILLQVEQFYLQQQNKFQQHALEANTQLQDVLQKQRDYTATYIALIQSDIQYVQAAINNKRLNYSEETSKEAQRSTINSQEVEEYPIIKHEKAINKALSERLITITQDSNQLVQKSIRVKSWLERAIQVESNLKEQITVLRGSLLLSRILFQKQINLPPNILTKNLPTLIADLRLEQFDINQERDQLYQSSNYINKLADTISDSMVDKSKTMPLSKEVWRALELLIDIRRDLLDQLNVQLGNQISQAINLQLDQQQLLGVIESLEQTLAQQIFWVNSNKPIDLAWLTSFPEAAKAKITSFNFKLSLISIYKGLINSSVVTIPLLLACLFFFWMNRKFKQRLKEINSEVKVFKKDNQLHTPVALILTLMMAFPGAFIALAVGYWFLKTGNPHGDFVWSFALQLALFWMLFRWCIYILKPDGIAENHFLIAKKDTTWLRQHLMNLMLPLIVLIYWSSYGVMYPLRLADDVIGQLIVLISLFLVFLFTLPFCRRIWQQKGGHLTRTIIITILAFSPLVLIGLMMVGYYYTTLRLSSRWIDSLYLLLLWYIIYHSCIRGLSIAARKLAYKRALERRHNMTREEQENEPITEPPMSIELISQQSLRLTSMVLFLIFIVAFYWIWSDFITIFSFLDGVQLWHTNVQNEAGHALQAVTLADLILAIIIFIVALVMTRNLPGLLEVLVLSRLKLRQGSSYAITTMLTYIIIGIGTIIVLAMLGVTWNKLQWLAAALTFGLGFGLQEIFANFVSGIIILFERPVRIGDTVTIGNFSGTVSKIRIRATTITDFDRKEVIIPNKAFVTERLINWSLSDTITRIIIKLGVAYGSDLDKVKTILLQAAQSNNKIMSDPAPLVFFTDFGESTLNHELRFYVRQIADRSTTLDEVNRMIDRLCREQNIDIAFNQLEVHLHNNKGDFVQEVDRTIGAEKGSKHPDRNDRD; this comes from the coding sequence ATGTTTTCATTTAGTCGAAGGTTGCAAAACAGAGCATATTACCAACGGTTAGTTTCTTTATTGTCCTTGTCTTGTGGTTTATTCTTTCTTTTTACAGCAACGTTAGTTGAGAGTGCTACCTTAACCAATATAACTTCACGGCAAACTATCCAAAACGAATTAAATGCCTTAAGTCATCGTAGCAATTTAACGGCAGCTGAAACGCTAGCTTTAGCTGACTATAAAAAAGCAATTCAATTTTATGATGAATTAACTGAATTAGAAAAACAAGCTGCGCTAATGCAGAAAAGAGTTATACAAGCGCCGAAAGAGGCGCGAAATGCACTTGAGAAGTTAGCTAAAATTAAACAAGAGCAACAACAAAGTGAGCAGACTAAAACTGAATATCAGCATTTAACATTATCACAACTCGAGAGCCAATTAAAAAATAAATTAGAAATATTGCAAAACCAGCAGGAAAATCTGGCCAATATTAATAGCAACTTAGTTGCCTTACAAACTCAGCCAGAGCGAGCGATGAATATTATGTTAGAAAACGCTCGCCGGCTACAAGATATTCGTTACCGACTAAATAATGACTTCTCTTCCAATGAAGATATTCGGCCTTCTCTACAAATATTATTACAAGTCGAACAATTTTATCTGCAACAGCAAAATAAATTTCAACAACACGCATTAGAAGCGAACACTCAGTTACAAGATGTGCTACAGAAGCAACGTGATTATACCGCAACTTATATTGCGTTAATTCAAAGTGATATACAGTATGTTCAGGCTGCTATTAATAATAAACGCTTAAATTATTCTGAAGAAACGTCTAAAGAAGCTCAACGCTCAACGATAAATAGTCAGGAAGTGGAAGAATATCCGATAATTAAACATGAAAAAGCGATTAATAAGGCACTAAGTGAGCGTTTGATTACAATAACCCAAGATAGTAACCAATTAGTACAAAAGAGCATAAGGGTTAAATCTTGGTTAGAAAGAGCCATTCAAGTAGAGAGTAATTTAAAAGAACAAATAACAGTCTTACGTGGAAGTTTATTACTTTCACGTATCCTTTTTCAAAAACAAATTAATTTGCCACCAAATATACTGACAAAAAATCTGCCAACATTAATTGCCGATTTACGGTTGGAGCAGTTTGATATTAACCAAGAGCGTGATCAGTTATATCAATCTTCTAATTATATTAATAAGTTGGCTGATACAATAAGTGATTCAATGGTAGATAAGAGTAAGACAATGCCACTATCGAAGGAAGTCTGGCGGGCATTAGAGCTACTAATTGATATACGACGTGATCTTTTAGATCAATTAAATGTTCAATTGGGTAATCAGATTTCTCAGGCAATTAATTTACAGTTAGATCAACAACAATTACTGGGTGTCATTGAGTCTTTAGAACAGACATTAGCCCAGCAAATTTTTTGGGTAAATAGTAATAAACCGATTGATCTGGCATGGTTAACTTCTTTTCCTGAAGCAGCGAAAGCAAAAATTACCTCTTTTAATTTTAAATTATCATTAATTAGCATATATAAAGGATTAATTAACTCTTCTGTTGTCACTATTCCCCTTTTGTTGGCCTGTCTGTTCTTTTTTTGGATGAATCGCAAGTTTAAACAACGTTTAAAAGAAATTAATTCAGAAGTTAAAGTATTCAAAAAAGATAACCAATTGCATACACCGGTAGCGTTGATTTTAACCCTAATGATGGCGTTTCCTGGCGCTTTTATTGCACTTGCAGTCGGTTACTGGTTTTTAAAAACCGGTAATCCCCATGGTGATTTTGTTTGGAGTTTTGCCCTGCAATTGGCTCTATTTTGGATGTTATTTAGATGGTGCATTTATATACTTAAACCTGATGGCATTGCAGAAAATCATTTTTTAATTGCTAAAAAAGACACGACCTGGTTACGCCAACATTTGATGAATCTGATGTTGCCGTTGATTGTTTTGATTTATTGGTCCAGTTATGGCGTCATGTATCCTTTGCGTTTGGCGGATGATGTCATCGGACAATTGATTGTCTTAATATCCCTGTTTTTAGTTTTTTTATTTACTTTGCCATTTTGCCGTCGGATCTGGCAACAAAAGGGTGGCCATTTAACCCGCACTATTATTATTACCATACTGGCTTTTTCTCCACTGGTATTAATTGGTTTAATGATGGTCGGTTATTATTACACGACTCTTCGACTTTCCAGTCGCTGGATTGATAGCCTCTACTTATTACTCCTTTGGTATATTATTTATCATAGTTGTATTCGTGGATTATCTATTGCAGCGCGCAAGCTTGCTTATAAGAGAGCATTAGAGCGTCGTCATAATATGACGCGCGAAGAGCAAGAAAACGAACCTATCACCGAACCGCCAATGTCAATAGAATTGATTAGTCAACAATCTCTCCGTTTAACTAGTATGGTACTGTTTCTGATCTTTATCGTCGCTTTTTATTGGATTTGGTCAGATTTCATTACTATTTTCTCATTCTTAGACGGCGTTCAGCTTTGGCATACTAATGTACAAAATGAGGCTGGTCACGCTTTACAAGCGGTTACCTTGGCTGATTTAATTCTAGCGATTATTATTTTTATTGTCGCTTTAGTAATGACGCGAAATCTGCCCGGTCTATTAGAGGTTTTAGTGCTGTCTCGGTTGAAGCTTAGGCAGGGATCAAGCTATGCCATCACAACGATGCTGACCTATATTATTATCGGTATTGGTACAATTATCGTATTGGCAATGTTAGGTGTTACCTGGAATAAGTTACAGTGGCTAGCGGCAGCATTAACCTTTGGTTTAGGTTTTGGTCTACAAGAAATTTTTGCTAACTTTGTTTCCGGTATTATTATTTTGTTTGAACGACCGGTCAGAATTGGTGATACCGTTACGATTGGTAATTTCTCAGGCACAGTAAGTAAAATTCGTATTCGAGCAACCACCATAACGGATTTTGATCGTAAAGAAGTCATTATTCCCAATAAAGCATTTGTGACTGAACGTTTAATAAATTGGTCGTTATCAGATACGATTACCCGTATAATTATCAAGCTAGGTGTTGCTTATGGTTCTGATCTTGATAAAGTCAAAACGATTTTGTTACAGGCGGCGCAAAGTAATAATAAGATCATGTCGGATCCGGCTCCGTTAGTATTTTTTACTGATTTTGGTGAAAGTACTCTTAATCATGAATTACGTTTTTATGTTCGACAGATAGCGGATAGAAGCACAACATTGGATGAAGTTAATCGAATGATTGATCGCTTATGTCGGGAACAAAATATCGATATTGCTTTTAATCAGTTAGAAGTTCACCTTCATAATAACAAAGGTGATTTTGTGCAAGAAGTTGATCGTACTATTGGTGCAGAAAAGGGATCGAAGCACCCTGATAGAAACGATCGGGATTAA
- the apt gene encoding adenine phosphoribosyltransferase, whose protein sequence is MMIIMMVNERKIQFIKDSIETIPDYPIPGVLFRDITTLLDNPAAYQATIDLLVEHYKNKGITKIVGTEARGFLFGAPVALGLGIGFVPVRKEGKLPRATLRQNYELEYGSDTLEIHKDSISAKDNVLVVDDLLATGGTIEATVRLIRQLGGRVNEAAFIICLPDLGGIERLKKQGVNCFNLVEFSGH, encoded by the coding sequence ATGATGATAATTATGATGGTTAATGAAAGAAAAATACAATTTATAAAAGACAGTATTGAAACAATTCCTGATTATCCGATACCAGGTGTATTGTTTCGTGATATTACAACCTTATTGGATAATCCTGCTGCTTATCAGGCCACTATTGATCTACTTGTGGAACATTATAAAAATAAAGGTATCACTAAAATTGTTGGTACTGAAGCGAGAGGCTTTTTGTTTGGGGCACCGGTTGCTTTGGGTTTAGGTATAGGATTTGTGCCAGTACGTAAAGAGGGAAAATTACCGCGAGCCACTTTACGGCAAAATTATGAGCTAGAATATGGTAGCGATACACTCGAGATCCATAAAGATAGTATTTCAGCGAAAGACAATGTATTAGTGGTTGATGATTTACTCGCTACAGGTGGTACGATTGAGGCAACTGTACGCTTGATCCGGCAGCTTGGAGGCAGAGTTAATGAAGCGGCATTTATTATCTGTTTGCCCGATTTAGGTGGTATCGAACGTTTAAAAAAACAAGGTGTCAATTGTTTTAATTTGGTTGAATTCTCAGGACATTAA
- the priC gene encoding primosomal replication protein PriC: MKTQKLLNTLEEQIEALAEQIKPIAHSSFIKSRFDQKLFYRKSHQLSECLFEIKQHFSQLKIAVITSRPEQVTFLTEKIIAQIGAMTRESATQILREQENQHSQKEKTVDRYERLVQHQDYERRLIAMINDREQQLAKQQSYVACQKLQQEIAALTGRLVRCRQALSRIERAIERDENQNIE; this comes from the coding sequence ATGAAAACACAAAAGTTACTAAACACGCTTGAAGAGCAAATTGAAGCATTAGCAGAGCAAATAAAGCCTATTGCACACTCTTCTTTTATAAAATCACGTTTTGATCAAAAATTATTTTATCGAAAAAGCCATCAATTAAGTGAATGTTTATTTGAAATTAAGCAACATTTTAGTCAATTAAAAATTGCAGTTATTACCTCACGCCCAGAACAGGTTACTTTTTTGACAGAAAAAATTATTGCCCAAATTGGTGCAATGACGCGAGAATCTGCAACTCAAATTTTAAGAGAGCAAGAAAATCAGCATAGTCAAAAAGAAAAAACCGTCGATCGCTATGAACGATTAGTTCAACATCAAGACTATGAACGTCGCCTAATCGCCATGATAAATGATCGAGAACAACAATTAGCTAAGCAACAATCATATGTTGCTTGCCAGAAACTGCAACAAGAAATAGCTGCATTAACAGGAAGATTAGTGAGATGCCGTCAGGCTCTTTCACGCATAGAAAGGGCGATTGAGCGCGATGAGAATCAAAATATCGAATAA
- a CDS encoding YbaB/EbfC family nucleoid-associated protein, translating into MFGKGGLGNLMKQAQQMQEKMQKVQEEIANMEVTGESGAGLVKVTINGAHNCRRVEIDPSLMADDKDMLEDLIAAAFNDAARRIEEAQKEKMANISNGMQLPPGFKMPS; encoded by the coding sequence ATGTTTGGTAAAGGTGGGCTGGGTAACCTGATGAAGCAGGCTCAGCAAATGCAAGAAAAGATGCAGAAAGTACAAGAAGAGATTGCTAACATGGAAGTTACCGGCGAATCTGGTGCAGGACTTGTTAAAGTAACTATTAATGGTGCACATAATTGCCGCCGGGTTGAAATTGATCCTAGTTTGATGGCAGATGATAAAGATATGTTAGAAGATCTTATTGCGGCCGCATTTAATGATGCTGCGCGCCGTATAGAAGAAGCACAAAAAGAAAAAATGGCCAATATCTCCAATGGCATGCAATTACCTCCAGGCTTTAAGATGCCATCTTGA
- the dnaX gene encoding DNA polymerase III subunit gamma/tau, giving the protein MSYQVLARKWRPQTFTDVVGQQHVLTALANGLQQQRLHHAYLFSGTRGVGKTTIARLFAKGLNCEVGISQNPCGQCVNCLEIAQGRFVDLIEIDAASRTKVEDTRELLDNVQYAPTRGRFKVYLIDEVHMLSRHSFNALLKTLEEPPEHVKFLLATTDPQKLPITVLSRCLQFHLRTLDIDQISRQLERILVAEQISSDKRARQLIARAAEGSLRDALSLTDQAIAMGQGQVSADSVSQMLGILDDEQPLAIIEAIVHADGQKMMALVEDIALRGSDWENVLIEMLSLVHRIAMIQLLPVEMQDTASPLEERLRLLARSITPTDLQLYYQILFVGRKELPYAPEKRMGVEMTLLRALAFHPKCVNDTEISLVSSPNRMESVTAGNDIDISSNIKDKKKVIDQAISSSAEKLINTPTLQLLKAKASLKQEQEKTPLKKSDTALSKTKTPSAMSALERLATVSAQHQRSVANQPKQIKKDEKNQKDKSYQWRPQNISEQKIERVTTPGNIKQALEYERTPELANKIALEARERDHWSAEISQLKIPKLIEQLALNAYKESLNETEICLHLRSTQRHLNTEPAHKALTKALCELYGQPIKLVIIEDDNPAVKTPLEWRQLIYEEKLAQARQSIIVDKTIQTLRTLFDAQLDEESIRPV; this is encoded by the coding sequence ATGAGCTACCAGGTACTTGCCCGTAAATGGCGCCCACAAACATTTACCGATGTTGTTGGGCAACAACACGTTTTGACTGCGCTGGCAAATGGTTTGCAACAGCAGCGGCTCCATCATGCCTACCTATTCTCTGGGACACGAGGGGTTGGAAAAACAACTATTGCACGACTGTTTGCGAAAGGGCTTAACTGTGAGGTAGGGATAAGCCAGAATCCTTGTGGTCAGTGTGTCAACTGTCTTGAGATAGCGCAGGGCCGATTTGTTGATCTGATTGAAATAGATGCCGCTTCGCGCACTAAAGTTGAGGATACGCGCGAACTGCTAGATAATGTCCAGTATGCACCAACACGTGGTCGATTTAAAGTCTACTTAATCGACGAAGTTCATATGCTTTCTCGTCATAGCTTCAATGCTTTGCTTAAGACGTTGGAAGAACCGCCAGAACATGTAAAATTTCTCTTAGCAACGACCGATCCACAGAAATTACCGATAACGGTTTTATCTCGCTGCCTTCAATTTCATTTAAGAACACTTGATATCGACCAAATCAGCCGTCAACTTGAACGCATTTTAGTGGCTGAGCAAATATCGAGTGATAAACGTGCCCGCCAATTAATTGCCAGAGCGGCCGAAGGTAGTTTACGTGATGCATTAAGTTTGACCGATCAAGCTATTGCCATGGGTCAGGGGCAGGTATCGGCCGATTCAGTTAGTCAAATGCTAGGAATATTGGATGATGAACAGCCACTAGCGATCATTGAAGCGATTGTACATGCCGATGGTCAAAAAATGATGGCTCTAGTCGAAGATATTGCGTTGCGGGGCAGTGACTGGGAAAACGTATTGATTGAAATGTTATCATTAGTTCATCGCATTGCGATGATCCAGCTTTTACCTGTGGAGATGCAAGATACTGCATCGCCGCTAGAAGAGCGTTTACGTTTACTTGCGCGTTCGATTACGCCAACGGATTTACAGCTCTATTATCAAATCCTATTTGTCGGACGCAAAGAGCTTCCCTATGCGCCAGAAAAGCGCATGGGGGTTGAGATGACTTTATTACGTGCCTTAGCATTTCATCCTAAGTGTGTTAATGATACTGAAATTTCATTGGTATCTTCGCCAAATAGAATGGAATCGGTTACCGCAGGTAATGATATTGATATTTCTTCTAATATAAAAGATAAAAAAAAAGTCATTGATCAAGCGATAAGTTCATCAGCTGAAAAGTTAATTAATACGCCTACCTTGCAATTGCTAAAAGCAAAAGCGTCACTAAAACAAGAGCAAGAGAAAACACCGCTAAAAAAGTCTGACACCGCATTGTCGAAGACGAAAACGCCGTCGGCAATGTCAGCGCTAGAACGGTTAGCAACTGTTTCTGCGCAGCATCAGCGATCTGTTGCAAATCAGCCGAAACAGATTAAGAAGGATGAGAAAAATCAAAAAGATAAATCTTATCAGTGGCGGCCGCAAAATATTTCTGAACAAAAGATAGAGCGAGTAACAACGCCTGGCAATATTAAACAAGCATTAGAATATGAAAGAACACCTGAACTTGCCAATAAAATCGCACTTGAAGCTCGAGAGCGTGACCACTGGTCGGCTGAAATTTCTCAGTTAAAAATACCAAAATTGATAGAACAACTTGCGTTGAATGCGTATAAGGAATCGTTAAATGAAACGGAAATCTGTTTACACTTACGATCAACGCAACGGCATTTGAATACTGAGCCTGCGCATAAAGCATTAACAAAAGCCTTATGTGAGTTATATGGCCAGCCGATAAAACTGGTTATCATCGAAGATGATAATCCGGCCGTCAAGACACCTTTGGAATGGCGGCAGCTAATTTATGAAGAGAAGCTAGCACAGGCTCGTCAATCCATCATTGTGGATAAAACCATTCAGACTTTGCGTACGCTGTTTGATGCACAGTTAGATGAAGAAAGTATACGGCCTGTATAG
- a CDS encoding DsrE/DsrF/TusD sulfur relay family protein, which yields MQEKNLFLIIANGAAYGDENLFNALRLAIAVKEQAATTEIKIFLMSDAVVAGLINQKPIEGYNLKQMLEILLAQQVEIKLCKTCTDARGITELPLIKGISIGTLVDLAQWTLASNKVLTF from the coding sequence ATGCAAGAAAAAAACCTATTTTTGATTATTGCTAACGGTGCCGCCTATGGAGATGAAAATCTTTTTAATGCACTACGTCTAGCGATTGCAGTTAAGGAACAGGCTGCTACAACGGAAATAAAGATTTTTTTAATGTCTGATGCGGTTGTTGCCGGTCTTATTAATCAAAAGCCAATTGAAGGTTATAATTTAAAACAGATGTTGGAAATCTTACTTGCGCAGCAAGTAGAAATAAAATTATGTAAGACATGTACGGATGCCCGTGGTATCACTGAATTGCCGTTAATTAAAGGCATCTCCATCGGCACTTTGGTTGATTTAGCACAGTGGACATTAGCATCCAATAAAGTTTTAACTTTTTAG